In the genome of Nymphaea colorata isolate Beijing-Zhang1983 chromosome 9, ASM883128v2, whole genome shotgun sequence, one region contains:
- the LOC116261276 gene encoding cysteine proteinase inhibitor 12-like, with protein sequence MSKAIGSSLLFLLVVAQLVVAMAMTGAPKDIPSENSLEISDLGRFAVEEHNKKENALLQFDKVVKAKEQVVAGTLYHLTIEAADGGQKHLYEAKVWVKPWMNFKELQEFKPVTVSAFTSSDLGVKQDQRGSGWRMVPAHDPIVKEAADHAVKTIQQRSNSLAPYELLEILHVKAEIIEELAKLDMLLKMKRGNKEENFRVEVHKNVEGSYFLNHMQQEHP encoded by the exons ATGAGCAAGGCCATCggatcttctcttcttttcctgttgGTGGTGGCGCAATTGGTGGTTGCTATGGCGATGACTGGAGCGCCAAAGGACATTCCGAGTGAGAACAGCCTCGAGATCTCCGATCTCGGGCGGTTTGCTGTGGAGGAGCACAACAAGAAGGAG AATGCTCTTCTTCAATTCGACAAAGTTGTGAAGGCGAAGGAGCAAGTGGTGGCCGGTACCCTCTACCATCTGACCATCGAGGCAGCTGATGGTGGACAGAAGCATCTTTATGAAGCAAAGGTCTGGGTGAAACCATGGATGAACTTCAAAGAGTTGCAGGAGTTTAAACCTGTTACCGTTTCCGCTTTTACCAGTTCCGATCTTGGTGTCAAACAAG ACCAACGTGGGTCAGGGTGGCGAATGGTGCCGGCACATGACCCTATTGTAAAAGAAGCAGCAGACCATGCTGTGAAGACCATTCAGCAGCGATCTAACTCGCTGGCTCCTTACGAGCTGCTGGAGATCCTTCATGTAAAGGCTGAG ATAATTGAAGAATTGGCCAAGCTTGACATGCTTCTGAAGATGAAAAGGGGGAACAAGGAGGAAAATTTCAGGGTTGAAGTACATAAGAATGTTGAAGGCAGTTATTTTCTAAACCATATGCAACAGGAGCACCCGTAG